Part of the Harpia harpyja isolate bHarHar1 chromosome 16, bHarHar1 primary haplotype, whole genome shotgun sequence genome, TCTGTGCACTTTAGtctggtgttttgttttcctgtcagGAAGCAGATATATCTTCACATATGGGTCTGAAGTTCCAGAGAAGTCCTTTGCTGGCAGGTTGATGGCCTTGTGTATCTTCACTATCAGCTGCTCTAAATCACAATCATATTTCAGAATAAAGTTCAGTTTTCCACATGCTTTGCTATTACTCCTCCGGCTATCGTCTGTGTCCACTGATCTTTGTTTATATAGCTCTGGCTTAATGCGGCCAATCCCCGTCAGTTGCTCCTGTTTCTGAACCTGCTGGATGTTGAAGTCGGGGTTGGAGAGGTTGAGCTGTCTTCGGATTGAATTATGCCTTAAGTGAAAATGAAAGAATTGAAACAGATTGTGTTGAAGATGATAAGAATCTGTGCACACACACTAAAGATCCTGTTCTCATTTGATGTATTTTTGTAATGTATGGTGGGGTCAGATTTTTAGTCACATAAAGTGATAAAGCATGATACCCAACAGTTGTGAGAGCTCACCTTCAGCATTACACTGCTAATATCACATAATTTTCTGTTGCTATGTCTCAAGCTAGTGGTACGCACTTTCCAAACCTGGCTGAAGAAAGTGACAAATGCAAATTCATGGCCACTGCAAATCCAAAGGATCTGCCTTATTGGCAAGGATAATGTGATATGATAAGAACTGTCGCTGTTCTTATCAGTTACCATTTTCAACTGAATCCTTTGGATTAATGCCTATGAAATGAGTAACACTATGTAAGTGGTAGCAGGATCTGGCCTATTATGCCAGCTGAGCTTGCTGATTTTTGGTTCTAAAGTAAAGCTGGACAAAGGAGGATAATTCCTGATATCTCTGCATTTTAATTACTTGTTGATCTCTACAACTACTACATTTACGAGTGAGCTGTTCTGGTCTGAAATGGTTTGTTGAGCACCCCaacaattgttttgttttttctctcataCCTGGTGTAATAAGCTCTGTGGTACTTTGGCTGAAAAGCTCCTTTAGTTTCATTACTCCGAGGAGAGAAAGTTGCTTTTAGCTTCGGTCCAGTGAAATTTATTACCTGGAGTCACTCAGGTATTGTGATTGAAATTTCCACTTCATGAGATGGTAAGAGAAATCAAATTTGCAAACCCTGTGAGGGTAGTGGGATGTGAAAGCTGGATTAGGTAAAATCCTAATCTTATATGAGTTGGATTCCACTTTGTTGTCCTATTCATACACAGCAATCATTCAGTGTATTGGAGTACCACGAGTTGTGGCTGAACATAGAAAGAGCATGTGGAAAATGCTAGCACAGGATTAGTCCAAAGCTATTTATGTTGAATGTAATCAGCAATAATTCCTCTGCTATCATTGTTCATTCATTCCTTCTAAATATGTGTTTATGCATGCTTGAAACAGGAACAGCCTCTTAAATACtatcctaatttttttctcttgttgcataataaatacattttatagcTATACATTAGTCATTTCCACGATAAAATATTATCAAgtcacaaaaaaagatttttattgttCAACTCTTAAGCTCCTCATCGCAGTGGGAGGTGCAGAGTACCCTGGGGAGGAATAAAAAGGAGAGTACTGGAGAGATGGCTTAGCGAGGACTGTAGCAGGGGCAGGTGCCTGGTCTCTGTGGCCACACAGGAAAGCCCCAGCTGGCTACCCAGTTAggccagaaagcagcagagacaaaggtAAACAAACAAAGGATGCAGTCCAAGGAAGATGGGCCCCTCCTGCGCAGTGAAAGAGTCTTTTGGAGAAGACCTGGGCAAAAGTAAGGGGCAATGAAAGAGAGGAGTAAAGAGCAAAGCCTGTATCAGCAAATGGTATAGGGTAGGGGTGGGACCCGGACGAGTCATGCCCTTGTGGACGGAGAGCCAGCGTGACACCCGCCGGGGAGAGCCAGGCTGGGAACAGTTGCCAGAAGAAAGACCTGCAGAGATTCACAGGAGCGAAGACGTTGTCCATGCACGCAGGGTGCTGAGGCAAGTTCTTTTACAGATTGggattgctgctgcttcttgtgaGATGACTATGCTGTGGTGATACTGTGCATTTGTCATTTGATTAAGTATCAGAATTGCTGCCCCGTTGTAGCAGAGAAAGCCTGTAACTGACTCAATACTTTCACAATACCGAAGACACACGAGAGCTCTTGCTGTTAGATGTTGGATATGAAATCTTTTGTCGTTGATGAATCTCATGGCATGCTTATTTCCCAGCAGTTTGAAAACACAGAGGCACCAGCCCTGTACTGTACGTCTGCGCTATTAGCCCTTAGCTGGAATTCAACCTTGCGTGTGGTAGGGTGCAAGCTTCAGTATCCATAATTATAGCTTTGACTTCCCCACAGATTCCTACAACAATTTAAGCCGAAGCTATTCTTATGCTAATCTAAGGAGGAAGGGCACCTGGAGCTTTTGCTGCATAGTATTAATAATATTCTGGGGACTTCTCAAATTCTTTCTGAGACACGTTTTGGACAACTGGCAATTACTGAACTGGCTGCTAGCTGCTGTCATCTTACCCATGCTCAGGTGTGCCTGCAGGCAAACCTTGGCTAAACTTGCTCTCCCAGATGGCCAGAAAGGAGCCTAGCAAGAGCAACTGGGCTAGTGCTGTACCTTCTCCAGCTGAAGTGCATCTGCTTTGACTCAGAAATTTACTGTCTCTTCAAATGCTGATCCTTCTTCTTACTGTGTGAAATATAATCCTTTTATCACCTGCCCCTGCACACACTCCCAccctccctctttcctcttccctcctgtaCTGGTTCTCCAGTTCCCCGGAGACATCACGGATTCTTGttcagtcacttttccccccacGGTCATAATTGTGGCTAAAATCTATGATTTTTAATCCTATTTCTAACTCTTGCAAGTGCTTCATTAGCTTGCCCTACTTTTCTTCTTTGGCCGTTTTAAAAATCTTTGAGGAGATATTACTGAGTGTTCAGCATCAGCGCTAAGTGCAAATGAATATGCCTTACAAGCTAAATCTAGGCTGTTCTGGTGCTTTAAGAGACACACAGTGCTCTGTCTTGTCTAGCTTCTGGGGGAGAAGTACAAATGAGACAGTATTTGATAGACGAGTGGAATAGCATTGTGAACCTGTCCTTTTAACCTAAGAGGTTTGTGCACCTCGAAGAATaacttttgtgcattttttttttaaaagaatgtggcaagtaaattatgcatttttaatggaTTACTGTACTGGATAATCAAGCTGTGCTCTTTTGACTGTTTCTGTATTCATTAATGTCAGAGAGAAATTGGGGTTACTGACCGAGCAGAAGAGGTTGGTTCAGTGATCTGACGATGCATTCGCACATTGTGTACGCAGTTCTCCTTCGTTCCCGCCTGAGCGTCTAACGGAATATCAGGGGAGGTGTGGCTGATCTTCATGGAGGACTCCGGATAGGCTGTAGGCTGACCCAGATAATCCTCACTGTAGTCATGGTCATTGGTCTCTGTATCTGTGTAGTTCAGTGATTCTTGTTTGTTGTCTTTGTTCCCAAACGGCAGACCACGCTCTCGCCAAGGGATCCAACAAAGCTTCCAGGATACGAACAGAGAGACACCAAACAGAGCAAGACCACAGGCTGTGACAACTAAGGAGAGCAAGCTTATTGAGATAtctgcaaacaagaaaaacacatGCATGTCACATCTTTGTGTTCTTTGGAGCTCTGCATCTCCAAGGCATACAATATGTGAAGTAATCATCTCTGGATTGCAGATctacaaaaattaaattctggTCCCTGCAACAGACATGTAATAGAAACACATTAAAtgttctcttctcctccccccccccgctcccccaa contains:
- the SYT9 gene encoding synaptotagmin-9 isoform X5, producing the protein MPGDREDEICQKALQLLADLCSVGAVENENCRDFIYYLRDRARPRLTDSDISISLLSLVVTACGLALFGVSLFVSWKLCWIPWRERGLPFGNKDNKQESLNYTDTETNDHDYSEDYLGQPTAYPESSMKISHTSPDIPLDAQAGTKENCVHNVRMHRQITEPTSSARHNSIRRQLNLSNPDFNIQQVQKQEQLTGIGRIKPELYKQRSVDTDDSRRSNSKACGKLNFILKYDCDLEQLIVKIHKAINLPAKDFSGTSDPYVKIYLLPDRKTKHQTKVHRKTLNPVFDEVFLFTVPYNDLNTRKLHFSVYDFDRFSRHDLIGQVIVDNFLDLADFPRECNIWKDIEYVTNDNVDLGDLMFSLCYLPTAGRLTITIIKARNLKAMDITGASDPYVKVSLMCEGRRLKKRKTSTKRNTLNPVYNEAIVFDVPPENIDQINLSIAVMDYDRSQ